In Streptomyces sp. NBC_00344, the genomic window CGCGCCGATGCCGGAACCCGCACCGGTGATCACATGAGTAGCCATGTGCCCCATGGTCGCATCACTGCACGCCCTGCGACTCCTCCAGGTAGGCCAGCGCCGCCACCCCGTCCTCGGCGAAGAAGACCAGGTCAGTCAGGGGTACCGGCAGGAAGCCCTCGTCCTCCATCCGCTGGAACTGCTGCTTGAGGCCGTCGTAGAAGCCCGCCGTGTTCAGCAGCACCACCGGCTTGGTGGTCCTCCCGTGCTTCTTCAGCTCCAGGATCTCGGTGGCCTCGTCGAGCGTCCCCGTCCCGCCCACCATGATCACTACTGCGTCGGCCCTGGCGAGCAGGAGCGCCTTGCGTTCCGCGAGATCGGCCGCGATCACCATCTCGTCGGCGTCGGTGCGCGCCTTGGCCGCCAGGAAGTCGACGGACACGCCGACGAGCCGTCCGCCCGCCTGCTGCACTCCGTCGGCGACGACCTTCATCAGCCCGCTCTCGGACCCGCCCCACACCAGGGTGTGCCCGCCCTTGCCGATCAGTTCGGCGAATTCACGGGCCGGGCGGGTGTAGCGCTCGTCCAGGTCGGCTGCGGAGAGGAAAACACAGATGTTCATGCGGTCCACGGTAGAGGGCCGCCCCGGGGAAGAAGTTCCGGCCTGTACGTGCTGAACCAGACATGACCACTGGACACCGCATCACCATCGAGCAGGGCACGGCACACGTCAGGGCTGTCCGCGACGGGCAGGTCCTCGCGGAAAGCCGTCGTCCGCTGCTGCTGCATGAGACCGGGCTGCCGGTTCGCTACTACCTCCCGCCGGCGGACGTGCGCACCGACCTGCTGACCCCGTCGGACACACGGACGCACTGTCCGTTCAAGGGGGACGCCTCGTACTGGTCGCTGGCGGGCGCCGCCGACCTGGTCTGGGCGTACTCCGAACCGAAGTCCGGGGTCGCCGAGATCAAGGACCACTTCTGCTTCTACGACACCGAGGTGGTCTGAGAGGCGGCCGCCCGTTCGGTGGTGGCGATCGTGGCCGAGCCTACGACCCGTGTGCCGTCGTAGAGCACGATCGCCTGCCCGGGGGCGACGCCCCTGACCGGCTCGGCGAAGGAGACCCTGAGCTCGTCGCCGACCAGCTCCGCGCCCACCTCGGTCTCGCCGCCGTGGGCGCGCAGCTGGGCGGTGTAGGCACCCGGGCCGGCCGGGGCATCGCCGCACCAGCGGGGCTTGACGGCGGTGAGCGCGGTGACGTCCAGCGCCTCGACGGGTCCTACCGTCACGGTGTTGTTCACCGGGGAGATGTCGAGGACGTAGCGGGGCTTGCCGTCGGCCGCGGGGTGGCCGATGCGCAGACCCTTGCGCTGGCCGATGGTGAAACCGAAGGCGCCGTCGTGGCTGCCCACCTTCGTACCGGACTCGTCGACGATGTCGCCCTCCGCCCTGCCGCCGAGGCGGGAGGCGAGGAAGCCCTGGGTGTCGCCGTCCGCGATGAAGCAGATGTCATGGCTGTCGGGCTTCTTGGCGACGGCCAGGCCCCTGCGCTCGGCCTCGGCCCTGATCTCGTCCTTGGTGGTGAGGGTGTCACCGAGCGGGAACATAGCGTGCGCCAGCTGACGCTCGTCGAGCACGCCGAGCACGTACGACTGGTCCTTGGCCATGTCGGATGCGCGGTGCATCTCGCGGGTGCCGTCCTCGTTCACCACGACAGTGGCGTAGTGACCGGTGCAGACGGCGTCGAACCCGAGCGCCAGCGCCTTGTCGAGCAGCGCCGCGAACTTGATCTTCTCGTTGCAGCGCAGACACGGGTTGGGAGTGCGGCCGGCCTCGTACTCCGCGACGAAGTCGTCCACCACGTCCTCACGGAACCGCTCGGCCAGGTCCCAGACGTAGAAGGGGATTCCGATGACGTCAGCCGCCCTGCGGGCATCACGGGAGTCCTCGATGGTGCAGCAGCCGCGCGCCCCGGTACGGAAGGACTGCGGGTTGGCGGAGAGTGCCAGGTGCACACCGGTCACATCGTGCCCGGCCTCGGCGGCCCGGGCGGCGGCGACGGCGGAGTCCACCCCGCCGGACATGGCGGCAAGTACACGGAGGGGGCGCTGGGGTGTCTGAGTCATAGCCGTACCAGGGTAAGGGCACCGGGGAACCGGAAGCTCGTGAGTATGCGTTGACGACCACATGGGCAGCACGGCAGGTACACGGAGCACCGGGGGTCCCGGCAAGGACACCGACCGGCGGGTGGGACGGCGGGCGCTGCTCCTGGGCGGGGTGGGTACCGCGGTCGGGGCCGCGGTGCTGGCCAGGGGCGAGCTGGGGCACCTGTGGTGGCGGCTGCCGGGCGTCGACAAGCCGCGCACGCCGGGTGTGGTCGATTACCCGGGCGCACGGTGGGCCGCGGCCTCCCCCGCGAACTACCGGCGGGCGGACCGGCCATCCGACTACCGCATCGACCGGGTCGTGATCCATGTCGTGCAGGGCAGCGACGCGATGGCGCTGAAGGTGTTCAGGGATCCCGCGCACCGGGCTTCCGCACACTACGTCGTGGGCAAGCACGGGCAGGTGACGCAGATGGTCCGGGAGCTGGACGTGGCCTTCCACGCGGGCAACCGTGCCTACAACGAGCGCAGCGTCGGCATCGAGCACGAGGGGTACGTGGATGTGCCCGCCTCGTTCACCGAGGCGATGTACCGGTCTTCGGCGCGGCTGACGGCCGCGATCTGTGCGCGGTACGGGATTCCGGTGGACCGCCGGCACATCATCGCGCATTCGGAGGTACCGGGCGCCGACCACACCGATCCGGGGCGCCACTGGGACTGGAGCCACTACCTGCGGCTGGTGCGGGCGATGAGGACCTGAGCACCCGGGCGACGGGCGTCGCCGCCGCCCGTCCGGTCAGCTGAGCCCTGCCGACCTGGCCCGCTCCACGACCGGACCGATCGCCTCGGTCACGGCCGCGACATCCGCTTCGGTGGACGTGTGTCCCAGGGAGAAGCGCAGCGTGCCGCGTGCCAGGTCCGGTTCGGTCCCGGTGGCGATGAGCACGTGGCTGGGCTGAGCCACCCCCGCCGTGCAGGCCGACCCGGTCGAGCACTCGATGCCCTGGGCGTCCAGGAGCAGCAGCAGGGAGTCGCCTTCGCAGCCGGGGAAGGTGAAGTGGGCGTTGGCGGGGAGACGGTCGGCCGGGTCGCCGCCGAGGATCGCCTCCGGGACCGCTGTCCGCACGGCGGCGATCAGAGCGTCGCGCAGTGCGCCGACATCACGGGCGAACTGCTCGCGCCGTTCGGCGGCCAGTACTCCGGCGACCGCGAACGAGGCGACAGCGGGCACATCGAGCGTTCCCGAGCGCACATGGCGTTCCTGGCCACCGCCGTGCAGAACGGGTACGGGGGTGTACTCACGGCCGAGCAGCAGGGCGCCTGTGCCGTAGGGGCCGCCGACCTTGTGGCCGGACACGGTCATCGCGGCCAGGCCCGAGGCGGCGAAGTCCACCGGGACCTGGCCGTAGGCCTGCACCGCGTCGGCATGCAGCGGCACGTCGAACTCCGCTGCCACGTCGGCGAGTTCCCGTATCGGCATGATGGTGCCGATCTCGTTGTTGGCCCACATCACGGTGGCCAGGGCCACATCGGACGGGTTCCGTTCGATCGCCTCACGGAGCGCCGCGGCGTGCACCCGGCCGTAGCCGTCGACCGGGAGGTACTCGATCTCCGCCCGCTCGTGCACGCCCAGCCAGTCGACGGCGTCGAGCACCGCGTGGTGCTCCACCGGGCTGACCAGCACACGGGTCCTGCGGGGGTCCGCGGCTCTGCGGGACCAGTACAGGCCCTTGACGGCGAGGTTGTCCGCCTCGGTGCCGCCTCCGGTGAAGACGACTTCACTGGGGCGCGCGCCGAGCGATTCGGCAAGAGCCTCACGGGACTCCTCGACGGTGCGCCGGGCCCGTCGTCCGGCCGCGTGCAGCGAGGAGGCATTGCCGGTGACGGTGAGCTGGGCGGTCATCGCCTCGACCGCCTCCGGGAGCATGGGAGTGGTCGCAGCGTGGTCGAGGTATGCCATGGTGACGCCGATTCTACGAGCCCGCGGAAGACGGGTCCGACACCCGTTCTGCCGGGCCGGTGGCGGCCGTAGCCACTTCCGGCCAATCCGCCGTTCACCGGGGCGGGTCCGCGGTACGGGCTCTTCCACCTGACCCCATGACCAAATTCACGGTAGGTCACATGAAAGCGAACCGTCCGGAGGCCGGAAAGCCGCCTGCGGCGAAGCCTCGAGCTCACGGAGCGAAATCCGGAGCGAGGCATTCGCCGAGCCGGTGCATGGCCGGAGCGGCCGGATGAAGGCGCTCCGGATCCGTAAGACGTGTCGGGCGTGATGCGCGGATTCCGGACGGTATCAGCTGCCGAAGTTCCAGATCACGCCGCCGCCGGAGGTCATCAGCACGGCCAGGACCACCAGGTCGGCCACACCGAGGGCCATACCGAGCAGGGCGCGGCCACGGCGGGCCGTGCCGCGCCAGAGAGCGATGGACGCCAGCACGATCGCGGTCGGACCGAGGACGACGTTCAGGACGAGCAGGCCGAGCAGGCCGAGCACGAAGGCGGCGACGGACATGCCGTCGGCGTCACGGACGCCGGTACGCGTACGAGCGGATGCGGTGAGTTCCATGATTTTTTCGGCTCCCTTACTTACTGGTCCTGCTGAGACGCTCACGGACGGCGAACACCGCGAGCCAGCCGCCGATGACGGCTGCGGCGACGAGAGAGACGGAGACCGGGAAGTGTGCCACGGCACCCAGCACGACTCCGAACACCAGGAGAAGCGCGACGAGGGCGATCATCACAGTCCTTTCGACGAACACGTTGATGTGCGTACGTTTCATTTGAGTGAACAATTGTCGGTACGACTGTTCACTGACTACTGAGTCTACGCTTCCCTTCGACAGAGAACGGCTGTTTACTGAATGTCATGAGTCACACCGTCGGCATACGTCAGGCCCAGAAGCAGAAGACCCGCCAGGCCCTGCTGGACGCAGCCCTGCGGCTGCTGGAGGAACAGAGCCTCTCCAGCCTCGGCCTGCGCGAGGTCACCCGCGCCGTGGGTGTGGCACCGACGGCCTTCTACCGGCACTTCAGAGACACCGCCGACCTGGGTGTCGCCCTTGTCGAGGAGGCGCTGGGTTCACTGCACGGACTGATCGCCTCGACCCTCGCGGACACCGGCGACAGCACGGTACGGATCGGGACCAGCGTCGACCTGATCAGCGATCTGGTGCGTACCCAGCCCGGTCATGTCCGCTTCATCGCCCGTGAGCGGCACGGCGGCGTACAGCCCGTCAGGGATGCGATAGGCGCCCAACTTCGCCGGTTCGCACAGGAGGTGGCCGCGGCGTTCGCCCACGAGCCGCAGTCCGCGGGCTGGAGCGAGGACGATCTGCTGATGCTGGCGAGCGTGTATGTGGACCATATGGTGATGACCGCGTCCGTGCTGCTCGAGGCGGAGGAGACCGGGCCGGCCGAGGCGGAGCGGGCACGCGAAACCGCCCGGCGGCAGCTTCGGCTGGTCAGCCTGGGGCGTCAGCACTGGCTGGACTGAAGGTCCCGCCGGAGTAGACGGCGGCCACCGCTTCGGCTGCGGCGGCCAGTTCGGCCCGCGCCTCCGGGGGCGACAGCACCTCCACGGAATCCGCGAAGGACAGCAGCTGCCGCACCGCGCGGAGGACTTCGAACACCAGCTGCACCTCGGCCCATTCGCCGTCGGGCTGCGGTACCGGCTCTCCCGTGAGCTGCACCGCATTGATCCTGGCGAACATGTCGAGCCGCTGCATCCGGACCCGCGCCCTCACCCTGACGCCTGCGGGCCTGCGCTCCACCTGACGGCGCAGCGCCTCCCACACCTCCGCGAGTTCCACCCCCGCCCGGCGTATCACCGGGGCACCGGTCTCCGTCACCGACCCCACCCGGTCGGCGCGGTACAGCCTGGGGGTTCCCCGGTGGTCGGCGACCAGGTACCAGACACCGGCCTTCACCACGAGCCCGTAGGGATCGACCGTGTAGGTGTGCGATCCGCCGCTTCCGCTGTGGCGGTAGCGAAGCCGCAGCCGGCGGTCGGCGAAGACCGCGCTCTGCAGTTCGTTGAGGTCGACGGCGGGCTGCGGCCCGCTCATCCAGCGGACCGGGTCGACGAGGATCCGCCTGCTGGTCAGTTCCGCGGCGGGGCGATGCGGCTCCGGCAGCGCCGCCATCACCTTGCGCAGCGCGGACCCGAGCGCCCGGTCGAGCCCGAGCGCGGTGTGCGCTCCCTGGGTGGCCAGCACGAACAGCGCGCGGGCCTCGTCGGCGGTCATCCCCGTGACGTCGGTGCGGAAACCGGGAAGCAGCGCGATCCCGCCATGCCTGCCCCGCTCGGTGTACACCGGCACACCCGAGGCCGACAGGGCTTCGACGTCCCGGTAGATGGTGCGTACCGAAACCTCAAGACGTTCGGCCAGCTCGGTGGCGGGCACCAGTCCCCGGGTCTGGAGCAACAGCAGAATGGACAGCAGGCGTTCGGACTTCATGTCTCCAAGAATCCCTCAAAACCTGACGAGCACTGTCAGGTTTTGCTGGGAGGCTCACGCCATGACCACCACGACCACCGATCTCCGTGTCCTGTTCGAGCGTGCGGCGGAGCAGTTCGCCGCACTGCTGAAGACCGTGCCCGTCGCCCGGCTCGACGACCCGACGCCCTGCGGCGACTACGACGTGCGCGCCCTGATCTCCCATGTCGTCGGTGCCACCCATCGCTTCGCGCATATCGGCGAGGGCGGTCACTTCGCCGAGGTGCCCGCCCGGATGGACGGTGTCCCCGACGACGGATGGGGCACCGCGTACGGGTCGGCGATGCGGCGGGCGTCCGCCGCATGGGCCGTCGACGAGCGGCTCGACGCGACGGTTTCCGTGCCCTGGGGCGACATACCGGGGCGCGCGGCCGTGGGCGGCTATCTCATGGAAACGGTGACGCACACCTGGGACCTCACCCGTGCGCTCGCCCATCCGCTTCCGCTGGATCCGGAGCTCGCGGATGCGGTACTGCCACTCGCCCGCCAGGTCCTGCCGGCCGCCCGGCGGGGCGGCGACGTGCCGTTCGGCCCGGTGGTCTCCGTACCCGAGGACGCCGATGTGTACGACCGGTTGGCGGCGTGGCTGGGCCGCGAGGTCTGAACTCGGCGCGCCGGGGCACACGGTCCTCATCCAGAACTGACAGGAGGGGACCTCATGCTCGCCATCGCGGCCGCTGTGCTCTTCGTGATCGCGTTCCTCATCAACGCGGGTGACATATCCACCAACGATGTGTTCACGTCGACGAATGTGATGCTCATCGGACTGGCTCTGCTGGCCCTGCAGATGGCCGGAGTGGGGGCGGGGTGGTCGGGACCCGGACGGGGACGCCGCCGCTGAGGGCTGTCCCGTAGTCCCTGCGCGGGGCCCTGACATCCCGGGCAGGGAGCGCACATCACCCCGGAGGCCTGCACCGGCCTCCGGGGTGATGTGCGCGGTGCACAGGGTCAGCCCCGCGGGACCAGGGCCAGTTGCCGGGACTGGGCGACCAGACGGTCCGCGCTGTCCCAGATCTCCGCGTCCTCCTCGAGGAAACCGCCCGCGAGATTCCGCGTCACTATGGACACCCGGAGCGGCCCGGGCGCCGGCCGGCACCGGACATGGGTGGTGAGTTCCACTGTCGGCACCCAGCCCTTGATGCCGAGCTCGAACGCGGTCGGCGGCAGCGCGTCCACCGCGAGCAGCAGGGAGACCGGGTCCGCGTCGCGGCCGTCCGCCAGCTCGAACCAGGCGCGCATCTCGCCCTTGCCCGAGGGTGCGCCGACGGCCCAGCCACAGGTGGCGGGGTCGAGCTTGAGCCGCAGCCGCTCGGTGATGGCGGCGGAGCCGGGGATCGGCGCGGGGCCGTCCTCGGAACCAAGGCAGTGCTCGATGGGCGGGATGGCGGGCGGCTTCGCCGTGGTGCGGACGTCGTCGGAGAGCGCGTCCAGGTCACCGTACGAGGCGAGCACCCTGATCCGTTCGACCTCGGTGCCGTCCTCGGTGTACTGGAAGAGCGATGCCTGGCCTGTCGAGAGGGTCCGTCCGCTGCGCACGGTCTGGACCCGGATGACCGCCCGGCCCGGGCCGGACGCCGAGAGGTAGTGCGCGGAGACCGAGAAGGGGTCCGGGTGCGGCAGTGCGTCACCGAGTGCCCGCCCGACCACGGCCAGCAGGTAACCGCCGTTGACCGCGCCGAAGATCGTCCAGCCTGCCGAGAGTTCGGCGTCGTACACGCCCTCTTCACGGAGGGTGACCGCGGTGTCGCGGTCGAACTCGCTGTTCGCGATGGATGCCTGTGCCATGGAAGCACCGTACACCGCAATGTTACTCGTCGGTAGATAGGGCGGACGAGCGACGGTTCCAGGCGCGTGGGGCCCGCCAGTGGAAGCGCATCGCGAGCAGCCGCAGGATGAAGCAGGTGAGTGCGGCGAGGCCCCCGGTGGCGCCGGTCAGCAGGTCGAAGCGGATGAACAGGGCCACCATGCCCGCGCCCACCATCGCCGGAACCGCGTAGAGATCGCGGTCCCAGCGCACCAGCGAGGGCGTCTCGTTGGCGAGTACGTCGCGGAGCACACCGCCGCCTACGGCGGTGGCCAGCCCCAGCACGGCGGATGCGGTGAGCCCGAGTCCGTAGTCGTAGGCCTTGGTGGTGCCGGTCACACAGAAGAGCCCGAGCCCGGCCGCGTCGAAGACGTTCACCCCGACCTGGATCCGCTCCACCTCGGGATGCAGGAAGAAGACCA contains:
- a CDS encoding TIGR00730 family Rossman fold protein; this encodes MNICVFLSAADLDERYTRPAREFAELIGKGGHTLVWGGSESGLMKVVADGVQQAGGRLVGVSVDFLAAKARTDADEMVIAADLAERKALLLARADAVVIMVGGTGTLDEATEILELKKHGRTTKPVVLLNTAGFYDGLKQQFQRMEDEGFLPVPLTDLVFFAEDGVAALAYLEESQGVQ
- a CDS encoding DUF427 domain-containing protein, producing the protein MTTGHRITIEQGTAHVRAVRDGQVLAESRRPLLLHETGLPVRYYLPPADVRTDLLTPSDTRTHCPFKGDASYWSLAGAADLVWAYSEPKSGVAEIKDHFCFYDTEVV
- the mnmA gene encoding tRNA 2-thiouridine(34) synthase MnmA codes for the protein MTQTPQRPLRVLAAMSGGVDSAVAAARAAEAGHDVTGVHLALSANPQSFRTGARGCCTIEDSRDARRAADVIGIPFYVWDLAERFREDVVDDFVAEYEAGRTPNPCLRCNEKIKFAALLDKALALGFDAVCTGHYATVVVNEDGTREMHRASDMAKDQSYVLGVLDERQLAHAMFPLGDTLTTKDEIRAEAERRGLAVAKKPDSHDICFIADGDTQGFLASRLGGRAEGDIVDESGTKVGSHDGAFGFTIGQRKGLRIGHPAADGKPRYVLDISPVNNTVTVGPVEALDVTALTAVKPRWCGDAPAGPGAYTAQLRAHGGETEVGAELVGDELRVSFAEPVRGVAPGQAIVLYDGTRVVGSATIATTERAAASQTTSVS
- a CDS encoding N-acetylmuramoyl-L-alanine amidase, giving the protein MGSTAGTRSTGGPGKDTDRRVGRRALLLGGVGTAVGAAVLARGELGHLWWRLPGVDKPRTPGVVDYPGARWAAASPANYRRADRPSDYRIDRVVIHVVQGSDAMALKVFRDPAHRASAHYVVGKHGQVTQMVRELDVAFHAGNRAYNERSVGIEHEGYVDVPASFTEAMYRSSARLTAAICARYGIPVDRRHIIAHSEVPGADHTDPGRHWDWSHYLRLVRAMRT
- a CDS encoding cysteine desulfurase family protein; the protein is MAYLDHAATTPMLPEAVEAMTAQLTVTGNASSLHAAGRRARRTVEESREALAESLGARPSEVVFTGGGTEADNLAVKGLYWSRRAADPRRTRVLVSPVEHHAVLDAVDWLGVHERAEIEYLPVDGYGRVHAAALREAIERNPSDVALATVMWANNEIGTIMPIRELADVAAEFDVPLHADAVQAYGQVPVDFAASGLAAMTVSGHKVGGPYGTGALLLGREYTPVPVLHGGGQERHVRSGTLDVPAVASFAVAGVLAAERREQFARDVGALRDALIAAVRTAVPEAILGGDPADRLPANAHFTFPGCEGDSLLLLLDAQGIECSTGSACTAGVAQPSHVLIATGTEPDLARGTLRFSLGHTSTEADVAAVTEAIGPVVERARSAGLS
- a CDS encoding DUF4190 domain-containing protein, with protein sequence MELTASARTRTGVRDADGMSVAAFVLGLLGLLVLNVVLGPTAIVLASIALWRGTARRGRALLGMALGVADLVVLAVLMTSGGGVIWNFGS
- a CDS encoding TetR family transcriptional regulator, whose translation is MSHTVGIRQAQKQKTRQALLDAALRLLEEQSLSSLGLREVTRAVGVAPTAFYRHFRDTADLGVALVEEALGSLHGLIASTLADTGDSTVRIGTSVDLISDLVRTQPGHVRFIARERHGGVQPVRDAIGAQLRRFAQEVAAAFAHEPQSAGWSEDDLLMLASVYVDHMVMTASVLLEAEETGPAEAERARETARRQLRLVSLGRQHWLD
- a CDS encoding helix-turn-helix transcriptional regulator, with protein sequence MKSERLLSILLLLQTRGLVPATELAERLEVSVRTIYRDVEALSASGVPVYTERGRHGGIALLPGFRTDVTGMTADEARALFVLATQGAHTALGLDRALGSALRKVMAALPEPHRPAAELTSRRILVDPVRWMSGPQPAVDLNELQSAVFADRRLRLRYRHSGSGGSHTYTVDPYGLVVKAGVWYLVADHRGTPRLYRADRVGSVTETGAPVIRRAGVELAEVWEALRRQVERRPAGVRVRARVRMQRLDMFARINAVQLTGEPVPQPDGEWAEVQLVFEVLRAVRQLLSFADSVEVLSPPEARAELAAAAEAVAAVYSGGTFSPASADAPG
- a CDS encoding TIGR03086 family metal-binding protein — its product is MTTTTTDLRVLFERAAEQFAALLKTVPVARLDDPTPCGDYDVRALISHVVGATHRFAHIGEGGHFAEVPARMDGVPDDGWGTAYGSAMRRASAAWAVDERLDATVSVPWGDIPGRAAVGGYLMETVTHTWDLTRALAHPLPLDPELADAVLPLARQVLPAARRGGDVPFGPVVSVPEDADVYDRLAAWLGREV
- a CDS encoding thioesterase family protein, yielding MAQASIANSEFDRDTAVTLREEGVYDAELSAGWTIFGAVNGGYLLAVVGRALGDALPHPDPFSVSAHYLSASGPGRAVIRVQTVRSGRTLSTGQASLFQYTEDGTEVERIRVLASYGDLDALSDDVRTTAKPPAIPPIEHCLGSEDGPAPIPGSAAITERLRLKLDPATCGWAVGAPSGKGEMRAWFELADGRDADPVSLLLAVDALPPTAFELGIKGWVPTVELTTHVRCRPAPGPLRVSIVTRNLAGGFLEEDAEIWDSADRLVAQSRQLALVPRG
- a CDS encoding trimeric intracellular cation channel family protein, producing MLHELFKASVQHSLDLAGIFVFAISGALLAVRKNFDVFGIAVFAEVTSLGGGLFRDIVIGAVPPAAFTDLGYFVTPLIAAALVFFLHPEVERIQVGVNVFDAAGLGLFCVTGTTKAYDYGLGLTASAVLGLATAVGGGVLRDVLANETPSLVRWDRDLYAVPAMVGAGMVALFIRFDLLTGATGGLAALTCFILRLLAMRFHWRAPRAWNRRSSALSTDE